DNA from Kitasatospora herbaricolor:
GCGCCGCACCATCGGCCTCACCGGCCAGTACGCCTCGGTGGACGAGATGCTCTCCGGCTACGAGAACCTCTACCTGATCGGCCGGCTGCTCGACCTCTCCCGCAGGGACGCCCGGGCCCGCGCCACCGAGCTGCTGGAGCGCTTCTCGCTGACCGAGGCCGCCAGGCGGACCGCCAAGACCTACTCCGGGGGCATGCGCCGCCGGCTCGACCTCGCCGCCAGCATGATGGGCCGGCCCAAGGTCCTCTACCTGGACGAGCCCACCACCGGTCTCGACCCGCGCACCCGCAACGAGGTCTGGGACGAGGTGCAGCGGATGGTCTCCGAAGGCGCGACCGTCCTGCTCACCACCCAGTACATGGAGGAGGCCGAGCAGCTCGCCGGCGAGCTGACGGTCATCGACCGCGGCAAGGTGATCGCCTCCGGCGGCGTCGCCGAGCTCAAGGCCCAGGTCGGCGGCCGGACCCTGCAGGTCCGCCCGGTCCGGCCGGACGAGCTGCCCGAGATGGCCCGCTGCCTGCGCGAGAGCGGCATCGCCACCGCCACCTTCTCCACCGACACCGGGCTGCTCTCGGTGCCGATCGCCGGCGAGGACGAACTGACCGCCGTGGTCGGCGTGCTGGGCACGCGGGGCTTCGGCATCGCCGGGATCGACACCAAGGTGCCGAGCCTGGACGAGGTCTTCCTGACCATCACCGGCAAGCCCGCCCCGGCCGACGCCGTCCCCACCCTCGTGAAGGAGCCCGTCGCATGAGCACCGCGACCCTCGCCCCGGCCCCGGCCCGCCCGGCCCCCGCCGGCGCCGAACAGCGGATCGGCCTGCGCTCGACCGTCCGCCACATCGGCGCCCTGACCCGCCGCAACCTGATGCGGATCAAGGCCGACCCGGAGTCGATGTTCGACGCCGTGCTGATGCCGATCATCTTCACCGTGCTGTTCGTCTACGTCTTCGGCGGCGCGATCTCCGGCAACCAGGACGCCTACAAGCAGTACATGATCCCCGGGCTGCTCGGCCAGACCGGCATCACCCTGGCGATGGCCGTCGGCACCGGCCTCAACAGCGACTTCCAGACCGGGGTGATGGACCGCTTCCGGACCCTGCCGATCGGCCGCTCGGCCGTGCTGGTCTCCAAGATCGTGGCGGAGACCTGCCGGGCGCTGCTCTCCTTCACCATCCTGATCGTCTTCGCGCTGATCCTCGGCTTCGAGGTGAAGACCGGCCCGCTGGAGCTGCTGGCGGCCGTCGGCCTGTCGTTGCTGTTCGGCATGTCGATGGTGTGGATCTCGATGCTGCTGGGGATGGCGCTGCGCAGCGCGCAGGCCGTCCAGGGGGTCGCGATGCTGGTGATCATGCCGCTGCAGTTCGGCAGCTCGATCTTCGCGCCGACCGACTCGATGCCCGGCTGGCTGCAGTCCTTCACCGACTACAACCCGCTGTCCGCGCTCGCCGACGCCTGCCGCAACCTGCTCAACGGCGGCCCGCTGACGCACTCCGTACTGATCGTCGTCGGCTGGTCGGTCGGCGTCACCGCGATCTTCGCGCCGCTGGCCGTGGCCCGGTTCCGCAAGCGGACCTGACCCGGTCCCGATCCGGCACCCTGTGCCGGCCCCGGGGTCCGCGGGGCCTCACGGATTCGGCTCCAGCCCCCGCTCCCGCGCCCAGTCGCCGAGCGAGTCCAGAACGGCGGTGGTCCCTCCCAAGGAGAGGCCACCGCCCTGGGCGATCGCGGCCTCGTACCCGTCGTCGCCCAGCAGCCGGCGCAGGCTCCGGTCCGCCGTCCGCACCTCCACCTGGTCCAGGAAGCCCCCCTTGGGGCCGTTCAGCCCGGCGTGCGAGCCGATCAGCCGGGCGGCCAGCCGGGCGCAGTCGAGGTCCTGGTCGCGCTCGGCGAAGACCCGCAGCACACCCGCGGCGGCGGGCACCAGCAGCACCGTCATCTGCTCGGCGAAGGCCCCCGCCTCGCTCTTCATCCCGCGCAGCAGCGACCAGCCGCCGATCAGCAGGTGCAGGCCGCGCTCGGGCTCCCCGGCGCGGGCGGTCACCCAGCCCCGGATGCAGGACAGCAGCGAGGGCACCAGGGCGGGCACCAGCGGGCCGTACTCGCCCTGGGCCTGCTCCAGTGCGTCCAGCTCCTGCAGGGCCTCGGCGAACTCCTCGCGCAGGGTGTGCAGTCCGGTGAGGACCAGCCGCCCGAAGAGCACCGCGCCGTTGCTGCCGTGAGTCCCGTCCCCGACCTGCTCCAAGGCCTCCCGGACGATCCGCTCCCCCTCCGCCGGATCGCTGCCCATCAAGGCGTTGCCGAGCTGCACCATCAGCATCGGCACCTCCTGCGGGGCCCCGACCTCCTCGGTCAGCCCGATGGCCTGCCGGTAGGCGACGACGGCCTGTTCCGTCTCCCCCGCCGTGGTCAGCGACTCGGCCCGGGCCGCCAGCGCCTGCGACATCCCCCAGCGGTCGCCGGCCCGGGTGAACAGGGCCAGCGACTCGTCGCCGTCCCGGATGCCGGCCTCCAGGCCGCCCGGCCAGTCGTTCATCATCTTCGCCCGGATCTGCAGGATGAAGGCCAGGTCGCTGTCGCTGCCGTGCACCCGGCAGCCCGCCACCGCGTCGTCCAGCATCTCCCGCATCTGGTCCAGCTTGCCCGCGAGGAAGGCCGCGAAGACCCGCATCAGGGCCGGGAACCTGTACGACTGCGGCAGATCGGGGGTGTACGTCCGGATGATCCGGCGGGCCAGGTCGGCGGCCTCGGCGTTGCCCAGCACCTCCATGTCGCCTTCGAACCGGCTCACCAGGCGGGACAGCCGGAGCTGCCGGCGGGCCTCGGCCAGGACGTCCGGCGTCATCGGCAGCGGGCAGTGCAGGATGTCCGCGGCGAGCGGTTCCGCCGGGGGCGCGTCGTCGGCGAACGGGTCGGGGCCGAGCTGCGCCACCGCGTCGTACCAGGAGTGCGCCTCGGCGTTGTACCCGCGCAGGGTCCAGAACCAGCTCATGCCCAGCGCGATGACCAGCGCGTCCTGCTCCTCGCCGCGGTCGACGGCCCGGCGCAGCGCCACCCGGACGTTGTCCTTCTCCCGCTCCAGCAGGCCGATCAGGCCCAGCTGGCGCGGCCCGTACCGGTCCGGCTCGGTGCTGCGCAGCACGTCCCGGTAGTGCCGCAGGTGGCGCAGCTGGACGTCGTCCTCGGGGGTCCGGGCCAGGCGTTCGGCCGCGTACTCGTGGATGGTCTCCAGCATCCAGTAGCGGGGCGGGCCCTCGGCGTCCAGGCCGGCGACCACCAGCGATTTGTCGACCAGCGAGAGCAGCAGGTCGGCGACCTCCTCGCGGGGCACCTCGGCCTCGTCGGAGCAGACCGCCTCGGCGTCCTCCAGCGTCCAGCCGCCGGCGAAGGCCGACAGCCGGCGCAGCACCGCCCGTTCGCGTTTGCCGAGCAGGTCCCAGCTCCAGTCGACGACGGCGCGCAGGGTCTGCTGGCGGGGCAGCAGGGTGCGGCTGCCGGCGGTGAGCAGGGCGAAGCGGCCGTCGAGCCGGTCGGCGATCTGACGCGGAGTCATCACCCGCAGCCGGGCGGCCGCGAGTTCGATGGCGAGCGGCAGGCCGTCGAGCCGGCGGCAGATCTCCGCGCAGGCCTCGGGGTCGGTGCCCGGGTCGAAGCCGGGCCTGGCCGCGGCGGCGCGCTCGGCGAGCAGCCGCAGCGCGACCGGGTCGGGCAGCGGCTCGACCGGCAGCACCTTCTCGCCGGGGACGCCGAGCGGCTCGCGGCTGGTGGCCAGCACGGTCAGGCCCGGGCATTCCGCCAGCAGCCGGTCCGCGAGGTCGGCGGCGGCCTGGATCAGGTGCTCGCAGTTGTCCAGGACGATCAGCATCCGGCGCCGGCCGCAGTGTTCGACGATCCGGCGGACCGGGTCGTCGGTGCGGTTCTCGATCACCTCGACCACCTTGTTGCCGGTGTGCAGCACCGTCTCGCGCAGGCCGAGCGCCGAGAGCACGGCGCCGGGGACGGCCTCCGGGCTCTCCAGCGGGGCGAGTTCGGCCAGCCAGACACCGTCCGGCCAGTGCCCGGCCCCCTGTTCGGCGCGGCCGGCCTCGACCGAGAGCCGGGTCTTGCCGGAGCCGCCGGGGCCGGTGAGGGTGGTGAGCCGGCCCGCCGTCAGGGCGGCCCTGACGGCGGCCAGATCGCTCTCCCGGCCGACGAAGCTGGTGAGCCTGGCCCGCAGGTTGCCGGCGGTGCGGGCGGCCGGGGCCGGCGGCCGGGGGACCGGCGGTGCCCCGGCGGCCGGCGGCGCGGTCGGGGCCGCGGGTGCGGGTGCGGAGGCGGCCGGGGCCGCGGCGGGGATCCACGCGTCGGTGCCCAGCGGCGGGTGCGAGCGGTCGTGGCCCCCGGCGGGCCGCCCGTGGCCCCCGTCCGGCTCCGGCGAAACGTCCGCCGGGTGCAGCAACTCGCTGTGCAGCTCGCGCAGTTGGCGGCCAGGATCGGTGCCCAGCTCGTCGGCCAGCAGGCGCCGCACCCGTTCGTACTGGCGCAGCGCCTCGGAGCTGCGGCCGCTGTCGTGCAGCGCCCGGATCAGCAGGTACTGGACCTGCTCGTCCAGCGGGTGCTGCTCGGCCAGCCCGGCCAGTTCGGCGGTCAGCTCCGCGGCCCGGCCCAGAGCCAGGTCGGCGCTGATCCGGTGCCGGCGGGTCTCCTCCCGCTGGGCCTCCAGCCGGATGGCCGGGCCGCCCAGGTCCGGCAGGTCGGCCAGGGCCGCGCCGCGCCACAGGGCGAGCGCCGCGCGCAGCCGCTCGGCGGCGACGGCGTGGTCGGCCGTCTCCAGGGCCCGGCGGCCCTCGGCCGACAGCCGCTGGAACTCGGCGAGGTCGGTGTCCGGGCCGGTCAGCCAGTACCCGGCGGGGCCGGAGCCGATCTCGCCGCGGCCGACGGTCCGCCGCAGCCGCCCGACCAGGGTCTGCAGCGCCGCGGCGGCGTCCTGCGGCGGTTCGGCGCCCCAGACCTCCTCGGCCAGCAGGTCGGCGGGGACCGGCCGGCCCTGCCGCAGGGCCAGCGCGGCGAGGAGCGCGCGCAGCCGGGCCCCGCCGAGCGGGATCGCCGTGCCGTCGTCGTGGTGGGCCGTGGTGGTGCCGAGGATGCCGTAGTGCACCCGCCCATTCTGGTCGACTCCCGGAGCCCCGCACGCACATTTGTCCGGCGGGGACGGTTCCGGTCCGCCCTCGGGCGGCGCCGCGCTCCCGGGCCCGCCGGCCGAGCGGGCGGGGCCCCGCCCGCGGACCGGAACCCGCGACGCCGTCCCGTACGTTCACCCGGGGCGGCTTGTCCGGGCCGGGGCCGCCGGGCATGATCGGTTCCCTGCCCGCCGTGGGCACCGCCCCCTGCGGGCGTCCGCCCCCCGTGTCGTCCCTACCCTCGACCCTCCGGAGCCTGAGCATCATGACCTTTGCCGAAGCACGGCGCTCGCGCAGCGAGGACCGCCGGATCAGCCCGGTGTTCTGGGTGCTGCTGGCGGTACTGGGCACCTCCGGCTGGGCCGTCTGGTCCGGCTACGGGAACTCCGGTTTCGGGGTGTTCCTGTTCGTGGTGGCGGGCTGGATGGTCTCGCTCTGCCTGCACGAGTACGGGCACGCGCGGACGGCGCTGCACGGCGGGGACATCAGCATCGGTGCCAAGGGTTACCTGACGCTCAACCCGCTGAAGTACACCAATGTGCTGTTCAGCTTCGTACTGCCGGTGGTGTTCGTGATCCTGGGCGGCATCGGCCTGCCCGGCGGCGCGGTCTACATCGAGCGGCACCGGATCAAGGGGCGGCTGAAGCACAGCCTGATCTCGGCTGCCGGGCCGCTGGTGAACGTGCTGTTCGCGGGCGTCCTGCTGACCGCGGTGGGCGCGGGTTGGTTCGACGACCCCGACCGGCTGATCGAGATCGGCGGCCGCACCCTGGACCTCTCGCCGCTGCCGGCCGCGCTGGCGTACCTGGCGATGTTCCAGGTCAGCGCCGCGCTGCTGAACCTGCTGCCCGTCCCGGGCCTGGACGGCTACGGGATCGTCGAGCCGTGGCTGTCGCCGAAGGTGCGGCGCGCGGTCGAGCCGTTCGCGATGTACGGGATGCTGGCCGTGTTCGCGCTGCTGTGGCAGCCGCAGGTGAACCGCTTCTTCTTCGACGTGGTCTACGGGATCACCGAGCTCTTCGGCGTGGACCGCGGGGTGATCTGGATCGGCGACTACCTGTTCCGGTTCTGGAACCACTGAGCCCGGTCCGGTCCTGGAGGCACCGGACCACTGATCCGGCCCACCGGGCCGGAGGACCGGGGCGGCTCAGATCGCCGGGTCGGCCGCTTCGGCGGCCTTCGCCAGCCGCTCCTTGCGGACGTGGAACCAGGCGATGTTGCTCGACACGCCCGCCAGCAGCACCCAGACCACGCCCAGCCAGTTGCCCTGCACGAAGGACACCACCGCGGCGGCCACCGCGAGGATGAGGACGATCGAGGCGTAGAGGGCGGTGCGGGGCATGGCGGGGGGCTCCTAAAGCCGGGTACGGTCGGCTCCCATTGTCACCGAAGGCCCCCTCGACGCGGTCGAGGGGGCCTTCGGCACGGCGCGGCCGGGGCGCGGGACGGCCGGCGGCCCAGGTGCCCGGCGGGGCCTGGGACGGCCCGGGACGGCCGGGCCACGGGCCCTCGGCCGGACGCCGGTCGGGTCAGACGTCGGTGATCCGCAGCCCCGCGTGCGCCTTGTACCGGCGGTTGACCGAGATCAGGTTCGCCACCAGCGACTCCACCTGGTGGGCGTTGCGCAGCCGGCCGGCGAAGATGCCGCGCATGCCGGGGATCCGCCCCGCCAGCGCCTGCACGACGTCGGTCGCCGCCCGCTCCTCGCCGAGCACCATCACGTCGGTGTCGATCTCCTCGATCGACTCGTCCTGCAGCAGCACCGCCGAGAGGTGGTGGAAGGCCGCGGTGACCCGCGAGTCGGGCAGCAGGGCGGCGGCCTGCTGGGCGGCGCTGCCCTCCTCCGGCTTCAGGGCGTAAGCGCCCTGCTTGTCGAAGCCCAGCGGGTTGACGCAGTCCACCACGATCTTGCCCGCGAGCTCCTCGCGCAGCGCCGACAGGGTGGCGGCGTGGCCGTCCCAGGGCACCGCGACGATCACGATGTCGCTCTCGCGCGCGGTGGTGGCGTTGTCGGCGCCCCGCACCCCGAGACCCAGCTCGGCGGCCGAGGCCTCCGCCCGCTCCGCCGTGCGGGAGCCGATGATCACCTGCTGGCCGGCCTTGGCCAGCCGGTACGCCAGGCCCCGGCCCTGGTCGCCGGTGCCGCCCAGGACGCCTACCACGAGCCGCGAGACGTCGGGCAGGTCGTGGGCCGGGTTGGTCACTGAATCGAGGGATGTCATGCCGATGATCCTGCCAAAGCCCCGGGCCCCACGACATGCTTGACGGCATGGACGCGGTGAGAGTTTCGGCACTCCGGGAGAGCCTCGCCGGAACCGGCTGGATCGAGTCGACGCGCGCCTTCGCCGGCGCGCTGCGGCACTCGGTCACCCGGCGCTCGGCCGGCGGCCTGCTGCTGGTCGGCGACGCGGGCTACGAGCCCTGGCACCTGGCCGCCCATCTGGCGGACGAGGCCGAGCGGTCGGGCGTCCCGCGACTGGCCCCCACCCTGCTGCGGCACGCCGTACCGCCGGGCGCGCCCGCCCACCTCGCGCACGGCCTGACCGGGCTGGCGGCGGCCGGGCGTGGCGCCACCGTGCTGGTGACGGCCCCGGGCGAGGCCGGCCCGCCGCTGCTGGAGCGGGTGCTGGACGCCCGCCGGGCCGGGGCGACGGTGCTGACGGTGGAGACCGGCGACCGCGAACTGGCCGCGCTGGCGCACGAGTCGCTGACCGTCGAGGGAGCCGCCGGGGAGCCCTTCGAGCTGGTCCAGCACCTGGTCAGCGCGGCGGCCGGGGAGCGTGCCCCGCGCGGCGGCTCCCGGTTCGCCGCGCTGGTGCGGCGGCTGACCGCTCCCCCGGTGGCCCGCTGGTGAACCGGGGCCCGGTGCGGCCGGGCAGCGCGAGCGGGGCGGGCGACAGCGGGCCGGGCGGGCGGCGGGCCGGGCGGAAATCCCGTTGCGCGCGGCGGCCGGCCCGGCGGAAAATTCCCCCTCGTGAACGACGAACCACCGCATACAAACCGGCCGCGCGCCCTGCTGCGCGGCCTCCTCCCGGACCTGGCGCCCTGGCGCTCGTCGCGGGACTTCCGGCTGCTCTGGAGCGCCGGCTGCGTCACCACCTTCGGCAGCTTCCTCACGTACATCGCCGTCCCGCTCCAGATCAAGGAAATGACCGGCTCCTACCTGGCGGTGGGCCTGGTGGGCGCGGTCGAACTGATCCCGCTGATCGTCTTCGGCCTGTGGGGCGGCGCGCTCGCCGACGCGCTCGACCGGCGCAAACTGGTGCTGGCCGCGGAGGCCGGGCTGGGCCTGCTGTCCGGGCTGCTGCTGCTCAACGCGCTGCTGCCGACCCCGCTGCTGTGGCCGGTCTACCTGGTGGTCGGCCTGGTCGCGGCCCTGGACGGCCTGCAGCGCCCGGCGCTGGACACCCTCACCCCGCGGATCGTCGCGCACGACCAGATGACCGCCGCGTACGCCCTCACCTCGCTGTACCGCAGCGCCGGTTCGATCCTCGGCCCGGCGCTGGCCGGTCTGATCGTGGCCTTCGCCGGGGTGCAGACCGCCTACGCGCTGGACGTGCTGACCTTCGCCGTCTCCCTGCTGCTGCTCGCCCGGATGCGGGCGGTGCCGCCGCCCACCGGCGCGGCGAAGCCCTCGCTGGCCGGCATCGCGGCCGGCCTGCGGTACGCCCGCGGCCGGCCGGAGCTGCTGGGCACCTACGTGGTGGACATCTGCGCGATGCTGTTCGCCTTCCCCAACGCGGTCTTCCCCTTCCTGGCGGACGAGTTGGACGCGCACTGGGCGCTCGGCCTGATGTACGGCGCCTCGGCGGTCGGGTCGCTGCTGGTCTCGGCGACCAGCGGCTGGGCGTCCAGGGTGCACCGGCACGGGCGGATGGTGGTGGTCGCCGCGATCGGCTGGGGCGCCGCGATGGCGGGGGCCGGCCTGGCGGGCGACATCTGGCTGGTGCTGCTCCTGCTGGCGGTGGCGGGCGGCGCGGACAACGTCAGCGGCCTGGGCCGGGCCACCATGTGGAACCAGTCCATCCCGGACGAACTGCGCGGCCGGCTGGCCGGCGTGGAGCTGCTGAGCTACTCGGTCGGCCCGCAGCTGGGCCAGGTCCGGGTCGGCGCGATGGCGGGGGTGATCGGCGTCCGCGGCTCGATCTGGGCCGGCGGACTCGCCTGTGTGGTCGGCGTGGTCGCGCTGGCGGCGGCGCTGCCCAAGCTGCTCGCCTACGACGCCCGGACGGACCCGCACGTCGCCGCGGTGAAGGCCGAACGGGAGAAGCACCCGCTCCCGGTGGGCTGACCCGTCGTCATCTCCCCCGCGCCGGCGGGCCGCTCAACCGCGGCCGGCCGGCGCGGGGTCGGCCCGCCGGCCATCGCGGTGCGCCTGCGGGCTGACCCCGCGTTCGCGCTTGAAGGCGGTGCTCAACGCGAAGGCGCTGCCGTAGCCGACCCGGCGGGCCACCGCGCCGACCGTGGCCTCCGGCTCGCACAGCAGGTCGGCGGCGAGCGAGAGCCGCCGGCCGGTCAGGTAGGCCATCGGCGGCTCGCCGACGAGTTCGGTGAAGCGGCGCGCCAGCGCGGCCCGCGAGACACCGGTCTCGGCCGCGAGCAGGGCGACCGTCCAGGGCCGGGCCGGGTCCGCGTCCAGCAGCTTCAGCGCCCGGCCGACCACCGGGTCGCCCTGGGCCCGGTACCAGGCGGGGGCACCGGCCTCCGGGCGGGAGAACCAGGCCCGCAGGACGGCGATCAGCAACAGGTCGAGCAGCCGGTCGAGCATCACCTCCTGG
Protein-coding regions in this window:
- the npdG gene encoding NADPH-dependent F420 reductase, encoding MTSLDSVTNPAHDLPDVSRLVVGVLGGTGDQGRGLAYRLAKAGQQVIIGSRTAERAEASAAELGLGVRGADNATTARESDIVIVAVPWDGHAATLSALREELAGKIVVDCVNPLGFDKQGAYALKPEEGSAAQQAAALLPDSRVTAAFHHLSAVLLQDESIEEIDTDVMVLGEERAATDVVQALAGRIPGMRGIFAGRLRNAHQVESLVANLISVNRRYKAHAGLRITDV
- a CDS encoding AfsR/SARP family transcriptional regulator gives rise to the protein MHYGILGTTTAHHDDGTAIPLGGARLRALLAALALRQGRPVPADLLAEEVWGAEPPQDAAAALQTLVGRLRRTVGRGEIGSGPAGYWLTGPDTDLAEFQRLSAEGRRALETADHAVAAERLRAALALWRGAALADLPDLGGPAIRLEAQREETRRHRISADLALGRAAELTAELAGLAEQHPLDEQVQYLLIRALHDSGRSSEALRQYERVRRLLADELGTDPGRQLRELHSELLHPADVSPEPDGGHGRPAGGHDRSHPPLGTDAWIPAAAPAASAPAPAAPTAPPAAGAPPVPRPPAPAARTAGNLRARLTSFVGRESDLAAVRAALTAGRLTTLTGPGGSGKTRLSVEAGRAEQGAGHWPDGVWLAELAPLESPEAVPGAVLSALGLRETVLHTGNKVVEVIENRTDDPVRRIVEHCGRRRMLIVLDNCEHLIQAAADLADRLLAECPGLTVLATSREPLGVPGEKVLPVEPLPDPVALRLLAERAAAARPGFDPGTDPEACAEICRRLDGLPLAIELAAARLRVMTPRQIADRLDGRFALLTAGSRTLLPRQQTLRAVVDWSWDLLGKRERAVLRRLSAFAGGWTLEDAEAVCSDEAEVPREEVADLLLSLVDKSLVVAGLDAEGPPRYWMLETIHEYAAERLARTPEDDVQLRHLRHYRDVLRSTEPDRYGPRQLGLIGLLEREKDNVRVALRRAVDRGEEQDALVIALGMSWFWTLRGYNAEAHSWYDAVAQLGPDPFADDAPPAEPLAADILHCPLPMTPDVLAEARRQLRLSRLVSRFEGDMEVLGNAEAADLARRIIRTYTPDLPQSYRFPALMRVFAAFLAGKLDQMREMLDDAVAGCRVHGSDSDLAFILQIRAKMMNDWPGGLEAGIRDGDESLALFTRAGDRWGMSQALAARAESLTTAGETEQAVVAYRQAIGLTEEVGAPQEVPMLMVQLGNALMGSDPAEGERIVREALEQVGDGTHGSNGAVLFGRLVLTGLHTLREEFAEALQELDALEQAQGEYGPLVPALVPSLLSCIRGWVTARAGEPERGLHLLIGGWSLLRGMKSEAGAFAEQMTVLLVPAAAGVLRVFAERDQDLDCARLAARLIGSHAGLNGPKGGFLDQVEVRTADRSLRRLLGDDGYEAAIAQGGGLSLGGTTAVLDSLGDWARERGLEPNP
- a CDS encoding ABC transporter permease, with the protein product MSTATLAPAPARPAPAGAEQRIGLRSTVRHIGALTRRNLMRIKADPESMFDAVLMPIIFTVLFVYVFGGAISGNQDAYKQYMIPGLLGQTGITLAMAVGTGLNSDFQTGVMDRFRTLPIGRSAVLVSKIVAETCRALLSFTILIVFALILGFEVKTGPLELLAAVGLSLLFGMSMVWISMLLGMALRSAQAVQGVAMLVIMPLQFGSSIFAPTDSMPGWLQSFTDYNPLSALADACRNLLNGGPLTHSVLIVVGWSVGVTAIFAPLAVARFRKRT
- a CDS encoding MFS transporter, producing the protein MNDEPPHTNRPRALLRGLLPDLAPWRSSRDFRLLWSAGCVTTFGSFLTYIAVPLQIKEMTGSYLAVGLVGAVELIPLIVFGLWGGALADALDRRKLVLAAEAGLGLLSGLLLLNALLPTPLLWPVYLVVGLVAALDGLQRPALDTLTPRIVAHDQMTAAYALTSLYRSAGSILGPALAGLIVAFAGVQTAYALDVLTFAVSLLLLARMRAVPPPTGAAKPSLAGIAAGLRYARGRPELLGTYVVDICAMLFAFPNAVFPFLADELDAHWALGLMYGASAVGSLLVSATSGWASRVHRHGRMVVVAAIGWGAAMAGAGLAGDIWLVLLLLAVAGGADNVSGLGRATMWNQSIPDELRGRLAGVELLSYSVGPQLGQVRVGAMAGVIGVRGSIWAGGLACVVGVVALAAALPKLLAYDARTDPHVAAVKAEREKHPLPVG
- a CDS encoding ATP-binding cassette domain-containing protein, producing the protein MTRIATPRNDRAPADTGNAVEVRGIVKHYGSTKALDGVDLTVRQGTVLGVLGPNGAGKTTLVRVLSTLIKPDAGTAFVGGYDVVRQPKQLRRTIGLTGQYASVDEMLSGYENLYLIGRLLDLSRRDARARATELLERFSLTEAARRTAKTYSGGMRRRLDLAASMMGRPKVLYLDEPTTGLDPRTRNEVWDEVQRMVSEGATVLLTTQYMEEAEQLAGELTVIDRGKVIASGGVAELKAQVGGRTLQVRPVRPDELPEMARCLRESGIATATFSTDTGLLSVPIAGEDELTAVVGVLGTRGFGIAGIDTKVPSLDEVFLTITGKPAPADAVPTLVKEPVA
- a CDS encoding site-2 protease family protein produces the protein MTFAEARRSRSEDRRISPVFWVLLAVLGTSGWAVWSGYGNSGFGVFLFVVAGWMVSLCLHEYGHARTALHGGDISIGAKGYLTLNPLKYTNVLFSFVLPVVFVILGGIGLPGGAVYIERHRIKGRLKHSLISAAGPLVNVLFAGVLLTAVGAGWFDDPDRLIEIGGRTLDLSPLPAALAYLAMFQVSAALLNLLPVPGLDGYGIVEPWLSPKVRRAVEPFAMYGMLAVFALLWQPQVNRFFFDVVYGITELFGVDRGVIWIGDYLFRFWNH